The genomic segment ccaagtacagtagctgggactacaggcgcccgccaccacacccggctaatttttaaaatatttttagtagagacggggtttcaccatgttagcgaggatggtctcaatctcctgacttcgtgatccacccacctcggcctcccaaagtactgggattacaggcctgtgccacagCACCCGGCCGAGATTGCCTCTGTTTTTGATACTTGTCTCGCTTTGTCGTCTAGCCTGGAGTGCgttggtgcgatctccgctcactgcaacctccgcctccccgattcaagcgattctcctgcctcagcctcttgagtagcagggattacaggcgcgtgaccacacccggctaattttttatatttttggtagacacgggggtttcaacatgttggccaggctggtcttgaactcctgatctcaagttatccgcccaccttggcctcctaaagtgctgagattacaggtgggagccactacacctggctgaaaTTGCCTTTTCATACCTACTCCTTGCACCCAGTGCACTATTTGGCTCTCTGTGATCTTTattaagtgaatgagtgaatctATAAAATAGCTACCAAAATGAGTAAGTGTGCTTATCAAATCTGAAGCAAAGAAAGATGCCTAGGCTATAAAGATCACTGATCTGGCCATTTcaaatcctttttttgttttattttttataaataaaaagagctCTGAAAATGGATGCTAtggactttttttaaaatcagaaaaggtTTATGTCTCCAAATTATTCTTCTCTACTCACTCCCCTAAAAGtgtcattttggttttgttaagttttatttttaatgcttggTCTCTTAGCTTAAATGATTCTTTCCCAAAATGATAGTCTTGAGGGTGTCAGATTTCATTAATCCTGTTACAGTTACAGTGCTCCTCTTTATCaagaatttcatttccatttcaggtttgtttgtttgtttttgtgtttttgtttttgtttttgaggcagagtctcgctatgtcacccagtctggagtgcagcagcaagacagtgagatctcagctcactgcaatctctgcctccagggttcaagcgattctcccgcctcagcctcacgagtagctgggattacaggcacctgccatgatGCCcacctaatgtttgtatttttgtagagaggggggctttcagcatgttggccaggttggtcttgaacttctgactccaggtgatccacccaccttggcctcccaaagtgctgggtttacaagcaagagccaccgtgcctggccccattttgCGTTCTAACTGGAATACTTCTTCCCAatcattttcctctctctttccttctcaccATCATAGCTGCATGTTCCATTAGAGAAGaataataaggccaggcacggtggttcacacttgtaatcccagcactttgggagggtgaagtgagTGAatcgcttgagaccaagagttcaagaccagcctggccaacacggtgaaaccccatctctactaaaaatacaaaaatcagctgggcatggtggcaagtgcctgtaattgcaagtatctggaggccaaggcacgagaattgcttgaacctcagaggcaaaAGCTTCAGTGagtgagatctcaccactgcactccagcctgggtgacagagcaagactctgactcagaAAAGAAGACATTCTCAGGTAAATGTTTTTGTCAGATATTGGCCCTGAGCTCTTGTAGCAACATTTGGGTGGGTTAAGTTAACTGGTTAGGATATAGTACCTCCAGAAGTCCTCAGACACTATGAGGTTGTCAGTCTATAGAactgtgttttggtttttcttcgctttttctttactttttttttttgagacaaagtcacactccgttgcccaggctggagttcagtagtgcaatctcagcttgctgcaacctccacctcctggactcaggcaattctcatgcctcagcctcctgagtagctgggattacaggcgtgtgccactatacccagctcatttttagtatttttagtagagatagggtttcaccaagttgcccaggctggtcctgacctcaggtgatctgtccttcttggcctcccaaagtgttgggattacaggcctgagccacctcaccctgccTGGGTTCTTCTGAATTCAAAGTCTTTATGTGCTTTTATGTCTCCTGCTTGAGATTAGGATATGGGATTATACTCATTCACCACCCATCCCCTCCCTTCGTGACCACCTCTCCTGGGCAAAGGAGAGGGTTGCCTGACtatgaataagaaaaagataggaaaagaTCCTTCTTCTATTAGAGATAGACTTTGGACTAAATCTTAGCTCTATCACATCGATATCTttccctgtaaaatgggaataagatctcataaagggctgggtgtggtggctcacgcttgtaatcccagcactttgggaggccaaggcgggcagatcatctgaggtcaggagttcgagaccagcctggccaaaatggtgaaaccctgtctctactaaaaaactacaaaaattagccgggcgtggtgatgcgcacctgtaatcccagctacccaggaggctgaggcaggagaattgcttgaacctgggaggcggaggttgcagtgagccgagattgtgccactgcactccagcctgggcaacaagagtgaaactctgtctcaaaaaaacaaaggtaaTGTTGGTAAAGCACCTGGGATCTAGTAGCgttcaataaacattaattttgttttagccAAAATATTTCACTTGCATCATCTAATTTGATCTTCATAGAACCCTGACAAACAAGCAGAACAAATATTGTAATCTCGCCTTTATTGATTATTAACCTGGTATTCTCAAACTTCCTAAGTACAGGTTGAACAtcctttatccaaaatgcttggaataaaaagtggctaacacctgtcatcccagcactgtgggaggctgaggatggcggatcacctgaggtcaggagttcgagaccagctggccaacatggtgaaaccccatctctactaaaaatataaaaaattagttaggcgtagtgggcgcatgcctgtagtagcctccagctactcaggaggctaagacaggagaatcgcttgaacccaagaggcagaggttgcagtgagctgagattgcaccactgtactccagcctgggcaccaagagtgaaactcctcaaaaaaaaaaaaaaaaaaggaaaaaagaaaaagaagagaaatcaaaacaaaagtgttttggatttcagatttttgggtGATTTCAGAATATTTGCATGTATGTGGGGATGCCCATACATAGGCTGGGATGGGACCCAAGTGGAAACACAAAATTcgtttatgtttcatatacagcatatacacatagcctgaaggtaattttatacaatacttTAAATTTTGTGCAGGAAACAAAGTCTGTGTGcattgaaccatcagaaagcaaaagtGTCACAATCTTAACCACTCATGTGGACTGTGGTTGTTTGACGTCACCATCATTTCTGACTCAGTTTATATGTTTAGAGGCAACTGACAAGtaatcattttcttctctcttttttttttttttttttttttgagatgaagtctctctctgtcacccaggctagagtgcagtggcgccatcgtggttcactgcaaactccgcctcccaggttcatgccattctcctgcctcagctgcccgagtagctgggactacaggcacccgccaccacacccagctaatttttttttttgtacttttagtagagacggggtttcaccatgttagccaggatggtctcgatctcctgacctcatgatctgcccacctcagcctcccaaagtgctgggattataggcgtgagccaccgcgcccagcaagtAATCATTTTCTTACACTTATTAACACGTAAGCACTTAATAGTAGAAAATATGAcatacttttctctctttttttgagacagagactcactctgtcgctcaggctggaatgtagtggtacgatcttagctcactgcaacctccgcctcccaggttcaaggggtctcctgcctcagcctccgagtagctgggattacaggcatgtgccaccatgcctggctaatttttgtattttttgtagagacaggatttcaccatgttggccagactggtcttgaactcttggtctcaagtgatccacctgcctcgacctctcaaagtgctgcgattacaggcgtgagcctcctcACCTGGCCAACATACCATTAATATAGtgaaaaagtaggccgggcgcggtggctcaagcctgtaatcccagcactttgggaggccgaggcgggcggatcacaaggtcaggagatcgagaccacagtgaaaccccgtctctactaaaaatacaaaaaattagccgggagcggtggcgggcgcctgtagtcctagctactcaggaggctgaggcaggagaatggcgtgaacccaggaggcggagcttgcagtgagccgagatcgcgccactgcactccagcctgggcaacagcgtgagactccgtctcaaaaaaaaaaaaaaaaatatatatatatatatagtgaaaaagTAATGTGTTCAGTGTAACTTGGAGCATCATGTTGGCTCTCAAAAAGTTTTGGGTTTGGAAGAACTTTGGAAGTTtgaattagggatgctcaacttttaataataataactaactcTTATCAGCACTTACTACTCGttaggcattattatttttttttttaatttttatttatttatttatttttgagacggagtctcgctctgtcgcccaggctggaatgcagtggacggatctcagctcactgcaagctccgcctcctgggtttatgccattctcctacctcagcctcccgagtaactgggactacaggcgcctgccacctcacccggctagtttcttgtattttttagtagagatggggtttcacggggttagccaggatggtctcgatctcctgacctcgtgatctgcccgtctcagcctcccaaagtgctgggattacaggcttgagccaccgtgcccagcctcgtTAGGTATTATTATAAACAGTTTACATTTAATCCTTACATCAGATGTATGAAGTCTACTAAtaggtccattttacagatctgGAAAATTAGGGCAGAGAAAGgctaaataactttcccaagttCAAAATGCTAGCAAATAGGAGAgttaggattcaaacccaggtagtATGATTCCAAACATAATGCTCTTTGCTAGTACTCTGTAGACGGGGCTATGGTTAGCCTCTAGCTATCTTCTTAAGTGGATCTTCTTAAGTGGGGTCTTCGGGTGGGCTTGGAACCAAATTAATGCAAGacagattaacagaagaaaagcatgtatgttttattaattttttacatGAACATGGGGACCCTCTTAAGAGAGTGAAGACCCCAAGAAATGGCCAAAGCAGAAAGCTTTTATACCTTTTAGACAAAGAACTACACAATTTGTGAAGAAATGACAGGACAAAGGGGTATAAGCAAGGGGTAGTAAATTCCAGGAGAGTCGCTGGGAGATAAATGGAAGGGGGGTATAAAGCTAGTGGAGGATAAGGGGTTTTTTTGGTCAGTTTATTTATACAGCTCCATTGCAGCGGTCACTTCTTAAATCACTGGAAACAAGGGTTAGCTTCTCGCGCTGGTGCAGAGAAGGCCGCCTTTTCACAGGAATTTTTATGGCTTGATAAGAAAGAGCAGATCTGGAGGCCCTTTCTGCCACCGCTGATTCTCAAGCATCTTcgctcaaaaatatttatatcagagaggcatattttggggtgacatACGCTAGTTTCCTTCAACTCTTAAGTGCCTCCGACAGTCTTTAAGCAGTGGACTTGAAGTTAATATCTTTCCAAGTCTAGGGCACTTGGCTGGCAGAGAAGGAGCGCATTAGGGAATTCCATAAGCAACACTGTGGCAGAGACAGCACTGAATAATTATCAGATCTGCCAGCTTCCGGACAGAACTGTGTTAACGGGGAGGTGCATTAGGGCACAGATTATGGCCAGAGTGCTGGCCGAGAGAAGGCACAGAGAGCTGGGCTGGCACAGGAGCCctgaaaacacaaaaggaaagggTTTCCGTCTTCACATTTTGCACTTTGGAGACTTGAGTCTAGAGTGGGAAGGAATACGTTTCCCAAAGACCCCTAGACTTTCACAGTTCTTGGCCCTTACCACTTTCTACATGATAATACAGCTATCAACCAGTATTTCTGGTCTGCTTTTTGAGGGCAAGatcatattttacttatttttatgctCCCTATGTGGAGCATATGGTAGGCACTTATTAAGTGTGAGTTGGAGGAATACATGAATCTAAAGGAATGAACATGCTTGAGTCCCAAAGGGATTTGGAGTTTGCTTcagttttgtttcgtttttctttgcttttttttttggagatgaaggtcttgctatgttgcccaggctggtttcaaactcctggtctcaagcaatcctcctgcctcagtctcccaaagtgctgtgattacaaacataagccaccgcacccagccaaaactttTATTCTgatagcaaaaatattttaatgaagatTCTTTGTGGGGAAGATGTCAATATTTTCAACTGTTCTCTTATGAAACAATATTCtacctattttaatattttcatttttgtatttatatccatttaaaactaaaataggATATATAGCTTTTAAAACTTGAATGTGTAGTTTAATAATAGCTATCCACCCACACCTATTAAAATGTTTACTAATGCATAAAATCTTACAAGTTTCAAGCTGCACCGGATTTTCATGGCTTTGTGTAAGTAGATGAAATGGTTGCCATGTTCCTCCCATTTGCAATCTCTAGCAGTATTTTAGTGTTTCTACTATTTAGTCATCTGTGGATATGAGTTGTAAATGGCAGCTTGAAATAATCTGAAGTTTTGAGGATGAGTTTCACAGCTTTTAACATTGCATCCAATGTGCTGGAGAGAAAAAACTTTTTCTCTACTCTTTTAGCTTCAGTACCTGGGGGCATACAGATTAaactaacaaaagacagattaacgggagaaaaggcatacaattttatttattttgtgtgtgttgccAAGATACAGATCTAGACattgtatttgtttatgtatttatttatttagagatagggtctcactttgtggcccaggcggGAGTGAAGTGGCTGGAacactgcttactgcagcctcaacctcctgagcccaagccatcctcccgcctcagccgtgcgccaccatgactggttaatttttgtatagagatggcgtttcgtcatgttgcccaggctggtctcgaactcctgagctcaagtgatcccgcccaccttggccttccaaagtgctgggtttgcaggcgtgagccaccgcgccagccacagtttttaaattaatattggCAGGCAGGGAGTGCACCAGAAAACAGTGAAACTTAGGGCTTTGGGCTTTAAGGGATGATGAATTGTGGGGAAGTGATTGGGAAATAAATGGGGGGAGCTCATGGAAGATAAGGGCTGTTATAGTAAGGTCTATTATGAAAAATCATCTTGGTGTCTATTCCCTGTCTTCGGTGAAAAGGATGATAACCTGTCTGATTGATAAGAGTTGCTCTTGTTTCCCTGGTTGGGGGAAGGGTGTTTACCTTCCTCAAAGGGAAATATATGCCCTGATTCTAGGGCAGATAAAAGGAGGGCAGATAACTTCCTGCATCTGTCAATTTTCAGTTGCTTTCTGCTCAAAATAATCCTCATGCTAAAGTGCACATTTTGGAGTGGCATATTCCGATTCTCTTCAAATGTAAAGCAAATAATATTACAGCTGAAATGTATTCAAATTATTTCGTTTTATCCTGATTTTTTTCAGTCCTATTGATGAGAAACAGCTACTTCCTGATAAAATAAGTCTGTTTTtacgggtttttttgttttgttttttgtttttgtttgttttctgagacagagttttgctcttgcccaggctaaagtgcaatggcacgatctcggctcactggcaaatttgcctcccgggttcaagcgactctcctgcctcagcctcccaagtagctgggattacaggcatgtgacaccacacccagctaattttgtatttttagaagagatgggatttctccgtgttggtcaggctggtctcgaactcccgacctcaggtgatccgcccgccttggcctcccaaagtgctgggattacaggcataatcccACTGTGCCGGCCTGTTTTTATGTTCTTGACCTAGCACAGGTACTCTTTCCTTGTGTTACCTGTtgcatttcatttaattattttaaagctataGCAAGCAATTTAAGACTATAAaggatatttacaaaaataaaagggaagggaAGTCAACCAGAATCCTATTCTATGAagatacatttttacatatttccttTCAATGTTATCTATGCATATCTCTTTTATATAGTTTAAGTGATGGAGCATTCAGTATGGGATGTAACTTCTTCCACTTAACATTACATCACAAACATTCTCCATGTTCTTGCATACTTGGGGTCCTCATTATCTAACAGTGGCATAGAGCTAACCATCTCCACTTAGGCTTCTGGGCTGCTTCCAGGCTCTTGGCTAGGCATCCTGCTAGCACTCTCAGCCCTAGGAAGGGTGGATCCGTACTTGGCTCCTCCCCACCAGGTGGAACCTGAGCCTCCAACAGCAGCCTCAGGCCATTCAGAGGTCAAGCCCCAGGCCGAAACTGCGACTAGACAAAGAAGGCTTTTGGCTCTCTCGCCCATCTCCCAGGTCCAGGCTTGGTGGAGCCTGCTATGCGGGCATTCCAGGTCCACTCCCTCGGGGCAGAGGCCACTGCGCCATCCCCTTCCCCATGGTCTCCCTACCCCCGACCTGCACTGGGCGCTCCGCCCAGAGGTGAGTCCCTCCCAGCCGTTCTCTCCTTCTGTCCTAGCCATCCGCAGACCCACCCTGTGCAAGGGAAGGAGCTAGGCCGTGCGCCCTGGGCGTCATGATCCTCCTGAGGGCCTCCGAAGTGCGGCAGCTGCTCCACAATAAGTTCGTGGTCATCCTGGGGGACTCTGTGCATAGGGCGGTATACAAGGACCTGGTACTTCTGCTGCAGAAGGACTGCCTGCTCACTCCCCGGCAGCTCAAAGCAAAGGGGGAGCTGAACTTCGAACAAGATGAGCTGGTGGACGGAGGCCAGCGGGGCCACATGCACAACGGCTGTAACTACCGTGAGGTCCGCGAGTTCCGCTCCGACCACCATCTGGTGCGTTTTTACTTCCTCACCCGCGTGTACTCCGACTACCTCCAGACCATCTTGAAAGAGCTGCAGTCGGGCGAGCATGCCCCCGACCTGGTCATCATGAATTCCTGCCTCTGGGACATCTCCAGGTATGGTTCGAACTCCTGGTGGAGCTACCTGGAGAACCTGGAGAACCTGTTCCGGTGCCTGGGCCAGGTGCTGCCCGAGTCTTGCCTCCTGGTGTGGAACACGGCCATGCCTGTGGGCGAGGAAGTCAACGCGAGTTTTCTTCCGCCCAAGCTCCGGCAGCAGAAGGCCACCTTCCTGAAAAACAGAGTGGTCGAAGCCAACTTCTATAGCGCCACCGAGGCACGTAAATATAACTTCGATGTACTGGACTTGCATTTTTACTTCCGCCACGCGAGGGAGAACCTGCACTTCGACGGGGTGCACTGGAATGGACGCGTGCACCGCTGCCTCTCCCAGCTGCTGCTGGCCCATGTGGCTGACGCCTGGGGTGTGGAGTTGCCCCAGCGCCATCCTGTGGGAAAGTGGATCAAGAAGAAAAAACCTGGCCCGAGAGTTGAAGGGCCGCCCCAGGCCAACAGAAATCACCCGGCCTTACCTCTGCCCCCACCCTTACCTTCCCCCACATACTGCCCCCTGCTTGGGTTCCCACCCCAGCGATTGCCGCTGCTCCCGCTCCTGCccccacagcctcctcctcccattcCCCTTCACCAGGGAATGCCCCGGTTCCCACAGGGTCCCCCAGATGCCTGTTTTTCATCAGACCATACTTTCCAGTCAGATCAATTCTATTGCCATTCAGATGTCCCCTCATCAGCCCATACAGGTTTCTTCTTCCAAGACAACTTTGCGATTGGTCCCCAGCTGCCTATGCCCTTCTTCCCCACACCCCGTTATCAGCGGCCTGCCCCTGTGGTCCATAGGGGTTTTGGCAGGTATCGTCCCCGTGGCCCCTATGTCCCCTGGGGACAGCAGCCTCGACCTTCAAAGAGAAGGGCCCTAGCCAACCCCGAGCCAAGGCCTCAATAGATGGACCTAGGCCTTATTTCCTCTTTATGAACATGGATTGGACAGATCTGACACTTCCTTTCCATTGCTTGGCCTGAACAGACTGACCTTGTTAACTTAAGCCTGGAGTCCATGCCTGGTCTTCTTTTTGTTCATTGCTGTTACCAAGAAAGCCAAGGAGGAGCAGTCTGACTCATTCTTCTTGGCTGCAGCCTCTTCCCCACTTCCTGGGGTTGACCCAGCATTATTCCTGCCTCCCCACTCCCTATTCTCTTTGCCTTTGTGTAAAactaaaattgaaataaagaagTTGCACAAAAGTAGTTGTGGGTTTTGCATGTCTATATTTAATGGATGCCTCTCCATTAAACAATTAGTTCTCAGtatgttttggctctgtgtccccacccaaatctcattttgaattgtaataatccccatgtgtcatgggcgGAACCATGtgcaggtaattgaatcgtgggggtggtttcccctatgctgttctcattataatgagtgagtctcaccagatctgatgggtggtggttgttgttgttgtttagacagaattttgttgttgttgctctggctggagtgcaatggcgcgatctcagctcaccgcaacctcctcctcccaggttcaagcaactcccttgcctcagcctcccaagtagctgtgattacaggcatgcagcaccactcctggctaattttgtatttttagtacagacgaggtttctctgttggtcaggctggtctcaaactcccaacctcaagtgatccgcccaccttggcctcccaaagtgctgggactgagccaccgggcccagccaccACTTCTCTGTTTTTAAGAATGTTAACATAACTAAGACTGTTTAAATGCTAGGCTCACTGTATCACTCAACTagtgaaattttttttgtgttttttttttttttttttttttttttgagacggagtctcggtctgtcgcccaggctggagtgcagtggccggatctcagctcactgcaagctccgcctcccaggttcacgccattctcctgcctcagcctcccgagtagctgggactacaggcgcccgccgcctcgcccggctagttttttgtattttttagtagagacggggtttcactgggttagccaggatggtctcgatctcctgacctcgtgatccgccggtctcggcctcccaaagtgctgggattacaggcttgagccaccgcgcccggccatgaaatGTTAATACTTAGATAAAATAGTCAAAATCAGATGTGATTAAAATTGTTCAAATAATAGGATTTTTCATTGCATTGATTTGACTGGTTTGTAGCTCCCCAATACCACCATCCCTAAATTTGACAAGAATTAGGACATGCTGTCTTGCAAAAATTAGGTTCATGAAGTCACAAGAAATTGGTGAAATTATATATATCTACAGAAGGAATACATTAGCAGCTTTtaatccattaaaaaaacaagattctTGGAGAATAGGACCTTTATCTTATCTCTGTGTCTCAAATCTTAGCACAACGCctggcacttaataaatactgAATAGCATTTCTGGAtgaatcaatgagtgaataaagagatggcttataaataaatgtttctgatGAGACTACAGTCCAAATCTCTAGAGTTACCATAAATCAACATTTAATCTTTGTAACACATCTGAAGGAATATTATTGAAATAGCATGATGATGGTCTTTAAGGATTCTAGAAAGGGAGTGATGAGTCAGAATTTGCCAGAATGTCCCAGCATCGTCAGGTGAAAGAGAACCTGTCTGGTCAATGTAAATGTTCTAATCCCATGGAGATTAGGGCAGCAGACTATGAGATTTGGTAACATTTGCCATCAAGACGAGCTAGCTGCCTTCATTCTGCCTTTATGTTTCCCAGTCAACACCAAACAGTGTTTAGCTGCTGATCTGAGTAAGCTGACACATTTAGCGTTTCTATTCCCATGAACAAGGTAATACATTG from the Macaca thibetana thibetana isolate TM-01 chromosome 11, ASM2454274v1, whole genome shotgun sequence genome contains:
- the PCED1B gene encoding PC-esterase domain-containing protein 1B, with the translated sequence MILLRASEVRQLLHNKFVVILGDSVHRAVYKDLVLLLQKDCLLTPRQLKAKGELNFEQDELVDGGQRGHMHNGCNYREVREFRSDHHLVRFYFLTRVYSDYLQTILKELQSGEHAPDLVIMNSCLWDISRYGSNSWWSYLENLENLFRCLGQVLPESCLLVWNTAMPVGEEVNASFLPPKLRQQKATFLKNRVVEANFYSATEARKYNFDVLDLHFYFRHARENLHFDGVHWNGRVHRCLSQLLLAHVADAWGVELPQRHPVGKWIKKKKPGPRVEGPPQANRNHPALPLPPPLPSPTYCPLLGFPPQRLPLLPLLPPQPPPPIPLHQGMPRFPQGPPDACFSSDHTFQSDQFYCHSDVPSSAHTGFFFQDNFAIGPQLPMPFFPTPRYQRPAPVVHRGFGRYRPRGPYVPWGQQPRPSKRRALANPEPRPQ